The Acidobacteriota bacterium DNA window CCCGGGCATCGGACCCGCGGCGCCGTGCGCACCAGACGCGACCGAGGCGTTCCGCGAGGCCCTCGAGGCCGTCGAGACGCTGCCGACGACCGCCATCCGCCGTCTCATCGGCGTCGAGGTGCTGGCGTCCGAGGCGCGGCCGGCCGATGCGCTGACGCTCGCGAGCCTGTTGCACCGCGTCGAACCGAGCGAACGACGGAGGCTGGTCGAGCGCCTGGTCGAGTTGGCCCCGCCCCCGACCGGCGTCGCCGCGACGGCGGTCGCCGATGGCGACAACACCCTGGCCGAGGCGTGGAGGCGACACCTCTTCGAGACACGATGACCGACGACCCGCGACCCAAGGCCGAGCCACGCGCGGCGGACGCTGCCGATCGTCGCACCCCCGGCTCCGATCGGCGTGCGTACTGGAGAGGAGGCCGCCGGGCCGCCGACTGGCCGACGACGCTCACCGGCCCGCCGCAGTGTCCGCGCTGCGGCACGCCGGAGGTGGGACTGATCGAAGCGACGCCGGAAACGTTGTTCTGGACGTGCCGCCGGTGCCGGCACGACTGGGAAAGCGACCGGACCGGTCGAGCGACGTCGTAAGGCGACGACGGACGGTGCCACGCACCTGATACCCCCGCATTGAGCCATGAGCGACGAGCCGTGAGTCGCGAGCCTCACGACGGCCGTACCAGCGCGTCGTTGACGATCGTGCCCGCCTGCTTCATGCCGTCGGTCTCAAGGTTGCCGCGTAACCTTGCAAGGGAGTCGCATCGGGTGCACTCGTCAGCTCAGCGCTCACAGCTCGAGGCTCATCGCTACTGGTCACGCGACGCCACGAGAACAGAATTCGCGTTGCGCGCCGCCGAGCAGGCGAAACTAGCCCTGATCCGACAAACTGGCTGGCGGCTACAGGCTGGTGGCTGGTGGCCTGGTTGGAGAAATCGACGATTGAACGACTGGCCTTCGCTTCACTGCCAGTGAGGTGACCGGTCCAGGTGAAGACGGCGATCGTCATCATGTTGACCGGTAGCCGCTGGCCGGTCGTCGCAAGCCGAATGTCGGATTGGTCCTAGGGCTCGAGCACGAGCCGCGCCGTGACGACCGCGTCGACGGCCGCGCGGCTGAAGGGCATCGGCAGCGACTCACCGCGCTGCCAGTACGGCAACTGATCCGAGTATTGCGCGCTCCCCCACTGCCCTGACTGGCCGAGCGTCAGCGAGAACACCGACCGATCGAGGTCGGCGAGGTCGACGACCTGCCGGTACGAGGCCACGAACGTGCCGGTGGCGAGGCGCATCACGGGGCTCACGGTTGCCGCGTCGCCGCCGACCTCGGCCGTGCGCCCGAACAGCCGACCGAGCCACGGCGCGCCCGACAACGGCAGGTGTGGAAAGTCGACCACGTTCGCCCGGCCCCAGACCCAATGCGCCGGGTCGGCCGAGCCCTGGCGCGCGGCCATTCGCTCGAGCCCGAGCGACAGCGCCCGGCCGAACATCTCCTCACACCCCTCGACCTCGGGCGTCCTCACGTCGTCGCACCAGCGGTCGTCTGGCGAGAGGACGAGGCCGTGCAGCGCCTTGGCCGGCAGGTAGGCCCGGATGCGCCAATCGCGATGGAGCCCTGGCCCGAGTTCGTCTTCGAAGAGCACGTCGACGAGCGCGTCGTACCAGGCGGCGTAGATGGCGGCCTCGGCACTGTCGGGCGCCATCGTGCCGTCCCAGCCGCGCAGCCGGTCGAGGGCGAGGCGGGCTGGCTCGTCTGGTGGCGCAGCCCGGCGCAGCCACGGCAGGAGCGTCCGCGCCTGCAGCGAGACGACGTCGCGCTGCATGGCGGAAACGTCGGCGACACTCAGTGGTCCCGCCGTCTCGAGCAACTCGGAGACCCTTGCCGCGCGATAGCCCGGTTCCCAGCTCGAGCTGATGGCCGGGCCGGCGTCGTCGGGAAACGGCGGGTTGTTGGCGGTCGCGACGAACCCCCGGACCGGATTGTAGATGCGCGGCCATGCGACGGCCGGGTGATACCCCTGCCACGCGTGCTCGGACGACCAGCCGGGTGAGGGCCAGGTTCCCTGGTTCCGTGGCCGCACGGGCAGCGCGCCAGGCGCCACGTACCCGATGTTCCCGTCGACGTCGGCGTACACGAAATTCTGCGGCGGACCGTGAAACCCCGCGAGCGCCACCGTGAACTCGTCCCACGTCCGCGCGAGGCCGACGCGCAGGAACGCGCCGATGGTCTGGTCGTCGACATCGTGGCCGGTCCACCGCAGCGACAGGGCCCGGCCGTCCTGGACTTCGTCGAAGAGGTCCGAGATCAGCGGGCCGTGACGGCTCGCCCGCACGACGAGCGGCACGTCGCGCCCGCCCTTCACGCGGATCACCTCGTGACGCAGGGTGAGCGGCTCCCAGACCCCGTCGTATTCCGCCTCCTGGCGCGGGTTGAGTCGCTCGACGAACAGGTCCTGCACGTCGGCCATCAGGTTGGTGACGCCCCACGCGATGCGGCCGTTGTGCCCGATGACGACGCCGGGCGACCCAGGAAGCGTGGCCCCGATGGCATCGAGTCGGCCACCCGTGAGATGAGCCAGGTACCAGATGCTCGGCAGCTGGGCGCCGAGGTGCGGATCGTTGGCCAGCAGCGGGCTCCCACTCGCGGTGCGCGCGCCCGAGACCACCCAGTTGTTGCTCGCGGCAGCCGACATGACGGGCAGGGCCCGATCGATGCGTTCCGCGAGGGCGACGAGCCAGGGATCGGCGGGTGGGCGCACCGTGTCTTCGACGGGAAGCAGCGGCTCGGGCGATGTCGTCACGGGACCGTCGGGAACGATGACGGGCGTGCCGGCGGTGCGCGCGGGCATCAGCACGGCAGCACCCGCTTCGCCGACGCGTGCCGCCACGCGGGTGCGGAGCAGTTCGTCGCGCCAGTCGGTGGCGAGCATCCAGGCCAGCACCTTGCTCCAACCGATCACGTGTTCCGGGCGCCAGGGCTCCGGCTCGACACCAAGCAGCGCGAACTCGACGGGCAGCCGGCGACCCCGGTGCGCCTCGAGAAACGCGTTCACGCCGCGCACGTAGGCCTCGATGAAGGCGCGGGGCTCACCGGTCGTACGGGCCCACGTCTCCGACGCGACATGCGCGAGGCCGATCGTGCGAAAGAGCCGGTCGGTGTCGAGCGCGGCCTCGCCGAGGATCTCGGCAAGTCGTCCCGCCGCCAGCCGGCGCTGGAACTCCATTTGCCACAGGCGATCCTGCGCATGCACCCAGCCGAGCACTGCGAACGCATCGACTTCGCTTTCGGCACGGATGTGCGGGATTCCGCGAGCGTCGCGCAGCACGGTCACACTGGCGGCGAGGCCTGGCAGGCGCGCGGTGCCCGAGACCTGCGGCAGGGGCGACCAGACCCGCCACACCACGCCAGCCGCCAACGCCACGGCCACGATGCCGACCGCGGCCGGGACAACCACGAACACCCGCCTCATGAGCGACAGCCTACACCGAACCGTCCGCAGCCGGGGATGGGCGGGCCCGTTGCCGGCCCGACCCGGCGTGCTAGCATGAGAGACTGGCCATGACGACGATCGCCCTCGATTCCCTGCGGCAGCGCAGCCCCAAGCCCGAGTGGCTGAAGGTGAAGGCGCCCGGTTCGGAGAACTACCTGCGGCTGCGCCGCCTGATGCGCGAACAGCAGCTGAACACCGTCTGCGAGGAGGCGCACTGCCCGAACATCGGCGAGTGCTGGCACCACGGGACGGCGACGTTCATGATTCTCGGCGACGTGTGCACGCGGGCGTGCGGCTACTGCGCGGTGGCCCACGGCAAGCCGAACGAGCTCGATCTGGCCGAGCCGGCACGCGTGGCCGACGCGGCCGACGCCATGGACCTGCGGTACGTCGTGATTACGTCGGTCGATCGGGACGACCTGAAGGACGGCGGCGCGGGCATCTTCGCTTCGACGATTCGCGAGATCCGCGCGCGACGGCCGGAGTGCCGCATAGAGGTCCTGATCCCCGACTTCCAGGGCAAGCCCGAGCCGCTGCACGCGGTGCTCGACGCCGGCCCCGACGTTCTGAACCACAACACCGAGACGGTGCCGCGGCTCTATCGCAAGGCGCGGTCGGGGGGGCGGTACCCGCGCACCCTCGAGTTGCTCGACCGCGCGCGGACGCACGCGCCCCACATCCCGACCAAGTCGGGCATCATGGTCGGCCTCGGTGAGGAGTGGGACGAGATCGTGCAGGTGCTCGCCGATCTGCGCGGCGTCGGCGTCCAGATCCTGACCATTGGCCAGTATCTCCGGCCTAGCGAGAAGCATCTGCCGATGACGCGCTACTACACGCCGGCCGAATTCCGCCAACTGAAGGACATCGCGCTCGACCTGGGCTTCGGCCACGTCGAGTCGGGCCCGCTCGTCCGCAGTTCCTACCACGCGCACGAGCAGGCCGACGCCCTGACGGGCCTCCGCGTTCATCCGGTCTGACGGCCCGATCTGCCGACAGAATGAGCCGAGTGCGCCGAGCCGTCGAGCCGGCCGCCCCCCGAAGAGGCGCCGCCTCGGCGAAGGCGCCAGGACAGGGGCCAGCGACCCCAGTGGATCTCGACGCGATCCGGCGCGGCATCGTGTCGTGCGAGCGGTGCCCGCGGCTGCGGGCGTGGTGCGAGCGCGTGGCGCGCGAGAAGCGCGCGGCGTTCCGCGACGAGGCGTACTGGGGTCGCCCCGTGCCCGGCTTCGGTGACGCGCGCGCCCGATTGCTCGTGCTCGGTCTCGCCCCGGCTGCGCATGGCGCGAACCGGACCGGTCGCGTCTTCACCGGCGACGGACCGGGTGGCTCGGGCGACTTCCTCTATCGCGCGATGCACGACCGGGGGTTCGCGAGCCAGCCGACGTCGCGCCATGCCGGCGACGGCCTCACCCTGTCGGATGCGTGGGTCACGGCGGCGGTGCGGTGCGCGCCACCGGGCAACAAGCCCTCGCCCGAGGAAGTCGCAAACTGCCTGCCGCACCTGCTCGCCGAGTTGGAGGCGCTGCGGCGCGTCCGGGTCGTTGTCGCGCTCGGACGCATCGCGGCCGACGTCGCGTGGCGCGCGAT harbors:
- a CDS encoding penicillin acylase family protein, yielding MRRVFVVVPAAVGIVAVALAAGVVWRVWSPLPQVSGTARLPGLAASVTVLRDARGIPHIRAESEVDAFAVLGWVHAQDRLWQMEFQRRLAAGRLAEILGEAALDTDRLFRTIGLAHVASETWARTTGEPRAFIEAYVRGVNAFLEAHRGRRLPVEFALLGVEPEPWRPEHVIGWSKVLAWMLATDWRDELLRTRVAARVGEAGAAVLMPARTAGTPVIVPDGPVTTSPEPLLPVEDTVRPPADPWLVALAERIDRALPVMSAAASNNWVVSGARTASGSPLLANDPHLGAQLPSIWYLAHLTGGRLDAIGATLPGSPGVVIGHNGRIAWGVTNLMADVQDLFVERLNPRQEAEYDGVWEPLTLRHEVIRVKGGRDVPLVVRASRHGPLISDLFDEVQDGRALSLRWTGHDVDDQTIGAFLRVGLARTWDEFTVALAGFHGPPQNFVYADVDGNIGYVAPGALPVRPRNQGTWPSPGWSSEHAWQGYHPAVAWPRIYNPVRGFVATANNPPFPDDAGPAISSSWEPGYRAARVSELLETAGPLSVADVSAMQRDVVSLQARTLLPWLRRAAPPDEPARLALDRLRGWDGTMAPDSAEAAIYAAWYDALVDVLFEDELGPGLHRDWRIRAYLPAKALHGLVLSPDDRWCDDVRTPEVEGCEEMFGRALSLGLERMAARQGSADPAHWVWGRANVVDFPHLPLSGAPWLGRLFGRTAEVGGDAATVSPVMRLATGTFVASYRQVVDLADLDRSVFSLTLGQSGQWGSAQYSDQLPYWQRGESLPMPFSRAAVDAVVTARLVLEP
- the lipA gene encoding lipoyl synthase; its protein translation is MTTIALDSLRQRSPKPEWLKVKAPGSENYLRLRRLMREQQLNTVCEEAHCPNIGECWHHGTATFMILGDVCTRACGYCAVAHGKPNELDLAEPARVADAADAMDLRYVVITSVDRDDLKDGGAGIFASTIREIRARRPECRIEVLIPDFQGKPEPLHAVLDAGPDVLNHNTETVPRLYRKARSGGRYPRTLELLDRARTHAPHIPTKSGIMVGLGEEWDEIVQVLADLRGVGVQILTIGQYLRPSEKHLPMTRYYTPAEFRQLKDIALDLGFGHVESGPLVRSSYHAHEQADALTGLRVHPV
- a CDS encoding uracil-DNA glycosylase, translated to MDLDAIRRGIVSCERCPRLRAWCERVAREKRAAFRDEAYWGRPVPGFGDARARLLVLGLAPAAHGANRTGRVFTGDGPGGSGDFLYRAMHDRGFASQPTSRHAGDGLTLSDAWVTAAVRCAPPGNKPSPEEVANCLPHLLAELEALRRVRVVVALGRIAADVAWRAMVARGEPASPRPVFAHGAVHHPADARTPVLVCSYHPSRQNTQTGRLTPRMLDEVFATARALLG